Part of the Salvelinus fontinalis isolate EN_2023a chromosome 1, ASM2944872v1, whole genome shotgun sequence genome is shown below.
tccacaagtacacacacacacacacacacgcacgcacgcacgcacgcgcgcgcgcgcgcgcgcacgcacgcacgcacgcacgcacgcacgcacgcacgcacgcacgcacgcacgcacgcacgcacgcacgcacgcacgcacgcacgcacgcacacacacacacacacacacacacacacacacacacacacacacacacacacacacacacacacacacacacagagagagatagatacgGGGAGGTTCTGTTCAAATAGCTACGTAGGGTTATTTTAACTATTATGGGCTCTAAATGATGTGCAATGACAGTTTATAATAGCTTATGTCACATTGCTTATGTCACATTGCTTGTAAGTTTCCAGTGAAGAATACTTCGTAGCACGTTTATAGTGGTTGTCATTACAGACGTATTTTAGGTTTATATTGTTTCATAATCTCCGCCCTCACCATCCAGGTGGGTCTCCCAGAGACGGTTGCTAAGCGCTGTGTGCACCAGGTTGCCATCGCCCTGGACTACCTTCACTGTAAGAAGTTGGTGCACCGTGACGTCAAGCCTGAGAACATTCTCATCTTTGACCGTGAGTGCCGCAAGGTCAAACTGTCTGACTTCGGCATGACGCGCCGCGCTGGCTCACCAGTCAAACGGGTGAGTGGCTAGAGGTCAAATCACAAGGAACTTTATTTAAAAAGACTAAAGGTAGTGAACTGTATGATAAATAGGCTGTCATTTGAGATGCAGAACCTAACAAGTATGTCATAAGAGAGACCAGACCTCATGGGAACCAACTTAAATGAAGAATGAAATCTTCCTCATCAATAAACACATTATTTCTTCCAGGTCAGCGGTACCATCCCCTACACGGCTCCGGAGCTGTGCGACACGTCTCGCCATGAGGGCTTCTGCGTGGACTACAGCACGGATGTGTGGGCTTTTGGCGTCCTCCTCTTCTGCATGCTGACCGGTAACTTCCCCTGGGAGAAGGCCCTGCCCTCCGACTCCTTCTACCAGGAGTTCACTTGCTGGCAGAGACGGCGCACGGGCACAGTGCCCTCGCAGTGGCGCCGCTTCACTGAGCAGGCCCTCCGCATGTTCCGCAGGCTCCTCTCGGTGGAGCAGGACAGACGCTGCTCCGTCAAAGAGGTGTTTGGCTACTTCAGCCACAGCTGGATGCTTGATGGAGACAGCAACGGGAACGGAGGagggggcggagagagagagagggagacaggaggaggaggggtgagggtggAGGGAGATGGGAGCAGTACATCGTCCTCGTCtggagaagaggatgaggagatgcTGGTGGAGAGGATGAAGCAGCagactctgtctcctctctctcctccggtGTCTGTGGAGAGGGGCACTGGGGAGACAAAGGCAGGGATGACGGAGTCAGGTGGAGGACACCATTTTGTGTCTGTTTCTACCACCAGCTCTGTGGCCTCGACTAACAGCTATGACCGCATGCCCAGAGACAGCAACAGCAACCAGCCCCCCGGGCGCATATTGGTGGCTACGCCTATAGAGATCTGTGTCTAAGATGTGTGACGGGCCTGTGAAGGACTGAGATACTGTGTACAGCACACAGACGTGCACACAGACACCTATACTCgtatacacacacatatccatACATTCAAATCAGTGGagtctgctgaggggaggacggctcacaataatgtctggaatggagtaaatggaatggtatgaaAAACATGGTTTTCATGGGTTTGATgcgttccattcactccattccagacattattatgagccgtcctcccctcagcagactCCAAAACGGGGTCAACAGGAAGGACCTTTtaaagaatgaatgaatgaacattTTGCAAAGTGAAAAGGGATCAAGTCAAGACATTACGGATGATTCCCGTTGGGGTCTAAAATGATCCAGTCAGAGATCAGTCATACTACAGACACAACCAATCTTTCTAGAGACTGCAAAGACTCAATGAACCACATACTGAACGatcagccaaccaaccaaccaaccaaccaaccaaccaacagacagacaggacatggagaggttgaaaaacacATTGTGATATGAAATGCTGGTATTCACATGAAGACCAAAAGGTATTTCTTAAAGCAATATATTTCCCCCTAAAAAAAGACTGAAACCGAGGGCTTCAATCGGGAGAAAAAAAGACTACAGGAGAGATGTGCAGGAACCATTTATGGcaaaaagagatggagagggatgtTCTTTTGGTTGACGCTGATAGAATTGCCGCCTCAATGAAATAATATCATCAAAATTAACAGCAGTTTTATGTTTACTGTAATGCAATGTGAACTCTGGTACAAAGTGTGTATGTGTCTACAGTacgtgtgtaggtgtgtgtgtgtgtgtacagtacgtgtgtaggtgtgtgtgtgtgtgtgtgtgtgtgtgtaagcgtgtaCGGTATATCACTGTATGTTTCATGTGTATGGATCAGAAATACGATTAGGTGGATTTTTATTTGTCTTTTGGAGTTACTTTATTTCTTTAAATGCTAAATATACAGATGACATTTTTTCTATTGATTTTGAAAATGAGCTtttaggtgttttctgtttgACTAATTTCAGTAAAGGTTTCTGGAAGCTCTAGTGCagcggtgtcaaactcattccacggaaagccgagtgtctgcaggttttatttttttcccctttcAATTAAGTCCTAGACAACCAGCTGAGAGTTCcctactaattagtgaccttaattcatcaatcaagtacaagggtggtgcgaaaacccgcagacactcggccatccgtggaatgagtttgacacgtgctctAGTGCCACATTTCTACTTGGTCTCCTGCAACACTTTTTGAACAGGAAAACGAATACTGCTGCAACAGCTGGCTCTGGTAAAATCACAGAGTTTAATAGTAGTATTTATCTCTTCAGTTTATCATTTAGATTTAGTCCGATGATGTGCTACACATTAATATCGGATCATTCAAAGCCACCAGATTGAGAAGACTAAGGCATTCATTTAGATACATGTTACAGAGAACTTTATTCTGCCGTTGACAGCAAGCCGAGATGTTCCAGAGCCTCCCGTCTGGAAACAGACAGATAGCTGTTAATGATGTCCAACACTTTTATCACCGACCCCTGAACACAAGGTTTCTAAAACTGGGTCCTGGAGCCCCCCCccctgggtgcacattttggcttttgcCCTCACACTCGAGTTTGGGTAACCCTGCCTTAACAGAGACGTATCTACTTCATggtagaaaaaaatatttttgacatATTTTAGTCCATTTAtttgattgttgttttgttttacatTTCTAAATGTTGACGAATGGTGTATTGTTTGTAGTTTTGATTATTATTTCAAATTTTAAATTCAAGCAGGAAAATACAGTGAAGAttagatatattttttttttaattgcatGACAAGTAACTAAAACATATTTTCATGGTAAATTTGAACTGGCTTTACAAAATGTTACGTCAAGATTGTTGTGATGTGGAATTTTGCTTTAGCACTATATCCCCAAGTCAATATCGTTGTGACCTCTCGGGATGTCCTTAGGGCTAGAAACCAGACTGAGCTATAGTAACGGCTAGTTTCGGTTCAATGTGTTGTGTTTGTAGGCTGTCGATGCTGCGTTTCCATCTCACCAATCAGATTTAGGATCCAGAGCTACTGATCGGCAGTATGTAAAGCATCTGTATCGACAGTATGTAATACATCTGTATCTACAGTATGTAATTCATCTGTATCTACAGTATGTAACGCATCTGTATCGGCAGTATGTAATGCATCTGTATCTACAGTATGTAAAGCATCTGTATCTACAGTATGTAAAGCATCTGTATCGGCAGTATGTAATGCATCTGTATCTACAGTATGTAATTCATCTGTATCTACAGTATGTAATTCATCTGTATCGGCAGTATGTAACGCATCTGTATCTACAGTATGTAATGCATCTGTATCTACAGTATGTAATGCATCTGTATCTACAGTATGTAATGCATCTGTATCTACAGTATGTAATGCATCTGTATCTACAGTATGTAATGCATCTGTATCGACAGTATGTAATGCATCTGTATCGGCAGTATGTAATGCATCTGTATCTACAGTATGTAATGCATCTGTATCTACAGTATGTAATGCATCTGTATCTACAGTATGTAATGCATCTGTATCGGCAGTATGTAATGCATCTGTATCTACAGTATGTAATGCATCTGTATCGGCAGTATGTAATGCATCTGTATCTACAGTATGTAATGCATCTGTATCTACAGTATGTAATGCATCTGTATCTACAGTATGTAATGCATCTGTATCTACAGTATGTAATGCATCTGTATCTACAGTATGTAATGCATCTGTATCTACAGTATGTAATGCATCTGTATCTACAGTATGTAATGCATCTGTATCGGCAGTATGTAATGCATCTGTATCGGCAGTATGTAACGCATCTGTATCGGCAGTATGTAACGCATCTGTATCGGCAGTATGTAACGCATCTGTATCAGCAGTATGTAATTCATCTGTATCGGCAGTATGTAATGCATCTGTATCGGCAGTATGTAATTCATCTGTATCGGCAGTATGTAATTCATCTGTATCGACAGTATGTAATGCATCTGTATCGGCAGTATGTAATGCATCTGTATCGGCAGTATGTAATGCATCTGTATCGGCAGTATGTAATTCATCTGTATCGGCAGTATGTAATTCATCTGTATCGGCAGTATGTAACGCATCTGTATCGGCAGTATGTAACGCATCTGTATCGGCAGTATGTAACGCATCTGTATCGGCAGTATGTAACGCATCTGTATCGGCAGTATGTAACGCATCTGTATCGGCAGTATGTAATACATTACATACTGTCGATACAGATGCATTACATACTGTCGATAGATGCATTACATACTGCCGATACAGATGCATCTGGAATAGATAGTTCACAAACAAATGCATTTTTGATCAAGTGTGTCAGTAGCTCCTAAATTCCCAAGTCTTAAGAAGTTGCAAGGGAAACCTGGGGAAGATTGTTTTAGTATCACTTCTTTGCTAATCAAAACGTCACAAGAAAGAGTGATGAATTAGTCATTATAAAAGTCCGAAAAAAAGatgagaaaacaaaacaaaaaaacctgTTGTGTTGTGATTTTCCAGACATATTTGCATGAATCTGTATGTGCTGgaaaacaaattgtggaaaagcTATTTTCTGTTTTGCTGTcacagctgtagtattctgttgtTCACACTTGGGTGTATGAATGTTGAATAACAGTCAGTAAAAGTTACTTTCCTCTTTCATCTGGCAACTTCCAACAATGAACTGTTCAGTACGGGTTGTAGCCAGTTGTGGTATCGTTGAAGTCAACCATGATCCGGGCAGAAGTTACCATTTAAATCCTCAGCTTATCCATCCAAGggtgaaccccccccccactaaccttagatcagtgtctgggggggaggggggggattaCATCTTGTGACAACCTATGACCTTGTGTTCACCAACCCTGATCCAGAGGACCCACTGGGCgtggtgcaggcttttgttctagCCCAGCACTAAACAcacttgattaaactaatcatcaaGACCGAAGGCTGTAGGTAATATACGAGTTGGACACGGAGGTTTGAGCGAAACTATCATGGCGTAATGTGTTGGAAGTTGTTTATTGGAGGCCTTTTTGTTTTTCTGTCCAGTGACATATTTTGACACCGCATCATGATTTTTGTGGAGTTTTAGTGAGTAGGGGAACACAGCTCTAGAACTTGTGTCCGATTCTGTCTTTGCAATACAACGGTCTTCCCTGTAAGCTCCGATTAGTCGACAATAAAATGACAAATCTTGTTGGAATGAATGCTGGTGTGAGTTTGTTCCCTGGACTCAGAGTACTCTGCAGGAGATACGGACTTACTTAGAGTCTCAGACGAGGAGAAGCTTCATCTATTTAACATGTTACTATTAAAATCAGGACTTACACAAAAAAGGGGTTctacaaaatatttatttaagTTACATTTACCTCCGTTACGCTGAGGTAAACCACAAAGTACAAAATAGCATCTGTATTGTTGCCTTAAAATaaaggagatgagaagtgacattcACAGATGAGGCATTGAAACTGTGGAAAAAAGGTTTTAACCAGTAGACTGAGGAAAAAGGTTTTTAACCAGtagactgtacaaaacattaagaacacctgctctttccatgacagactgaccaggtaaatccaggtgaaaactatggtCCCTTAATGTCActgtgttaaatccacttcaaatcggtgtagatgaaggggagacaggttaaaggatttttaagccttgagacaactgagacatgaattgtgtgtgtgagccattcagagggtgaatgggaaagagaccagattgaagtgcctttgaacggagtatggtagtaggtgccaggtgcaccgggttcgtgtcaagaactgcaacgctgctggtttttccacgctcaacagtttcccgtgtttatcaagaatggtccgacatccagccaacttgacacaacagtggggCACAATGGAGTCAACATAGGGGTGGGAACTCAATAAGCATTGCTCCAGTCAATGGAGTCAACATAGGGGTGGGAACTCAATAAGCATTGCTCCAGTCAATGGAGTCAACATAGGGGTgggggggcaactcaatattagcatTGCTCCAGTCAATGGAGTCAACATAGGGGTGGGGGGGAACTCAATATTAGCATTGCTCCAGTCAATGGAGTCAACATAGGGGTGGGGGGGAACTCAATATTAGCATTGCTCCAGTCAATGGAGTCAAcataggggtggggggggggggggggggcaactcaatattagcatTGCGCCAGTCAATGGAGTCaacatagggggggggggggggggggggcaactcaatattagcatTGCGCCAGTCAATGGAGTCAacatagaggtgtgtgtgggggggggggggggggggggcaactcaatattagcatTGCTCCAGTCAATGGAGTCAACATAGGGGTGGGGGGGAACTCAATATTAGCATTGCTCCAGTCAATGGAGTCCACATAGGGGtggggggcaactcaatattagcatTGCTCCAGCCAATGGAGTCAAcataggggtggggggggggaactCAATATTAGCATTGCTCCAGTCAGTCAATGTGTGATAAATAATACCATTAGAATAATGAGACACTCAGCCCTGAGATTTAGACACAGAAACAACATTACAAACCAAACACATTTCACAACCATGGAAATAATAGTCCAAAAGTCATAATTGGTACAACGCATCGGTTTGATTAAAGAAGCAGCAATTAGGAACATCATCAGAGTGGCTGGCGGTCATTTAGCTCAGTATTGGATTAAATCTGTTCCACTGCAGCACACAGAACAAAAACATAGgagggaaaaaaataaaaataagaggACCCAATAGGAGACATGTTGCTAGGTAGAAGAGTTGATGTGTAGCTATATTAGAATACCACTTAGAACACCTTTCCAATACATTGCTTTATTCTAGGTGCTATACAAGTGTGGATattggaacagacacacacacacacgtgtatctCCTGCTGTGTGGGGAATCCTCTCCCAGGGAGTCCCGGTTAGTAGTGGTGAGGCAACAGAAGGAGCATGGTAGCTGTCCCGGTTAGTAGTGGTGAGGCAACAGAAGGAGCATGGTAGCTGTCCCGGTTAGTAGTGGTGATGCAACAGAAGGAGCATGGTAGCTGTCCCGGTTAGTAGTGGTGAGGCAACAGAAGGAGCATGGTAGCTGTCCCGGTTAGTAGTGGTGATGCAACAGAAGGAGCACGGTAGCTGTCCCGGTTAGTAGTGGTGAGGCAACAGAAGGAGCATGGTAGCTGTCCCGGTTAGTAGTGGTGAGGCAACAGAAGGAGCATGGTAGCTGTCCCGGTTAGTAGTGGTGATGCAACAGAAGGAGCACGGTAGCTGTCCCGGTTAGTAGTGGTGAGGCAACAGAAGGAGCATGGTAGCTGTCCCGGTTAGTAGTGGTGATGCAACAGAAGGAGCACGGTAGCTGTCCCGGTTAGTAGTGGTGAGGCAACAGAAGGAGCATGGTAGCTGTCCCGGTTAGTAGTGGTGATGCAACAGAAGGAGCATGGTAGCTGTCCCGGTTAGTAGTGGTGATGCAACAGAAGGAGCACGGTAGCTGTCCCGGTTAGTAGTGGTGATGCAACAGAAGGAGCATGGTAGCTGTCCCGGTTAGTAGTGGTGAGGCAACAGAAGGAGCATGGTAGCTGTCCCGGTTAGTAGTGGTGAGGCAACAGAAGGAGCATGGTAGCTGTCCCGGTTAGTAGTGGTGAGGCAACAGAAGGAGCATGGTAGCTGTCCCGGTTAGTAGTGGTGATGCAACAGAAGGAGCATGGTAGCTGTCCCGGTTAGTAGTGGTGAGGCAACAGAAGGAGCATGGTAGCTGTCCCGGTTAGTAGTGGTGATGCAACAGAAGGAGCACGGTAGCTGTCCCGGTTAGTAGTGGTGATGCAACAGAAGGAGCATGGTAGCTGTCCCGGTTAGTAGTGGTGATGCAACAGAAGGAGCATGGTAGCTGTCCCGGTTAGTAGTGGTGAGGCAACAGAAGGAGCATGGTAGCTGTCCCGGTTAGTAGTGGTGAGGCAACAGAAGGAGCATGGTAGCTGTCCCGGTTGGTAGTGGTGAGGCAACAGAAGGAGCATGGTAGCTGTCCCGGTTAGTAGTGGTGATGCAACAGAAGGAGCATGGTAGCTGTCCCGGTTAGTAGTGGTGAGGCAACAGAAGGAGCATGGTAGCTGTCCCGGTTAGTAGTGGTGATGCAACAGAAGGAGCACGGTAGCTGTCCCGGTTAGTAGTGGTGATGCAACAGAAGGAGCATGGTAGCTGTCCCGGTTAGTAGTGGTGAGGCAACAGAAGGAGCACGGTAGCTGTCCCGGTTAGTAGTGGTGATGCAACAGAAGGAGCACGGTAGCTGTCCCGGTTAGTAGTGGTGAGGCAACAGAAGGAGCACGGTAGCTGTCCCGGTTAGTAGTGGTGATGCAACAGAAGTTGACATCCTGAACACTGACTGATTTGTCCCTGCCACCAAAGCTGGTGAGGAGAAAGACCGAGCAGTTTAGAAGAGTTCaggtgagagtgtgagtgtgagtgagtgtgagagtgagagagagagcgagaggacttcagccagacagccaacatgaccaacatgacCATGCTAACCATAATCAACTGCTACCCGGTAAAGGATCATGTAAACCCAAACATGTGGTAGACGGctagaaactagagactgaccgTAGCACTACGGGTCTATACGTAGAGGTGATCTAAAATCAAGTCAGTTTACAtcaattaatacattttttattttaaagtgCCCTTGTTTAAACACATGATGCATGTGTAAGGTATTGTGAGTCATGGGAGTGTTGGCTTGTATTACTATCTTTGTAAATGTAATTCaagaaaataaagaaattaaAATGTAATGAATCCCAGTAAAAACAGCAGAGGAAAGTTAAGAGCACATGACCGCTAATGAAGATGTGTGGACCAATCACGTTAGTCTCTGACAGCTGCATCAGTGAGATAAAACCATGGTGTCAATGGAATGAAACAAACAAGTTCTCTGTACTGATGATACTAAcgtctacagtgcattcagaaagtattcaggccccttgactttatccacgttacagccttactctaaaatgtattaaataattctcgatctacacacaataacccactaTGACAAAGAAAcagggtttttagaaatgtttacaaacatattaaaaatgaaaacagaaataccttatttacataagtattcagaccctttgctatgagactcaattttgagtctgtttgatcattgatcatccttgagatgtttctacaacttggattggagtccacctgtggtaaattcaattgattgaacatgatttggaaaggcacacacctgtctatataaggtctcacagttgacagtgcatgtcagagcaaacaccaagccatgaggtcaaaggaattgtcagaggagctccgagacaggattgtgttgaggcacagatctggggaagggtaccaaaacaatatctgcagcattgaaggtccccaacaacagtggcctctatcattcttaaatggaagaagtttggaaccaccaagactcttcctagagctggccgcccggccaaactgagcaatcgggggagaaggaccttggtcagggaggtgaccaaaaacctgatggtcactctgacagagctctagagttcctctgtagagatgggagagccatccaaaaggacaaccatctctgcagcactccaccaatcaggcctttacggtagagtgaccagacggaagccactcctcagtaaaaaggcacatgacagcccacttggagtttgccaaaaggcacctaaaaaactcagaccatgagaaacaagattctctggtctgatgaaaccaagattgaactatttggcctgaatgccaagggacacgtcaggaggaaacctggaaccatccctacggtgaagcatggtggtggcagcatcatgatgtggggaaatgcaaatgtgacatttcagttcatttttaacacatttgcagaaatgtctaaaaacctgtttttgctttgtcgtgatgggatattgtgtgtagattgatgaggggggggggggaaagaataacgtaacaaaatgtggaaaaaagtcaaggggtgtgaattcttcctgaatgcactgtatgtggggGCGAGTCGTGGACTAGATGCTACAGGCCAGGGTGAGTCCACTTTGGTGAGGATTAAGCATACATAGCTTAACTTCATATGATTTAACAGTTTCATATGTTAAGTGCCAATAAAAAGTGCTTTCAGCAACATCCCTCTTTAGAGGAAGTACATTCACAAAATGAATATACGATACAGGTAAGACACAGTTAACCCTCAATTATTTATATCAGTTATCAAATGAAAAAACAAAGTGCAAGTAAAATCCGTTGAAATGCCTGGTCACACCCTCAGAACTAAATCAGATGAATCTGGTGTTATTGTCATCCCATGTAGTACAGTATGGTCTTTATGAATAGATCTCAGGTACCTGTATTGTGATCAGATATGGTTCTGTCGATAAACTTGTGGTCGATCTGAATACTAGACCATTCTGCACCAGTCTCCACACCACCAGTTTCTCTACCAAGTGCAGTCTTCAGCGTCGAGGTTCTTACTCATAACTTAGATGCATACAAACACACCTCCGGGTCAATTTCAAAGTAAAAACTAAAGCCAcaagatacccccaaaaataaATAAGCCAAATATATATCACATACTTAGAAAGCTTTATAAAATTAAATATCTCCAATTATTTTATCAACAtttcaatttaaaaaaagggAGAATCCTTTTTCCGAATAAATAATTACAAAGCGATAGCACGTGTTTAGCCATAAGCGACGTGAAAACATTTATCTTCAATCAAATGGTGACATTGGCTTTGGGCCCCGCTCCCAACTCTTCTGTTGTGTCATTGGCCCATCTACTATCCACCGTTGGCAGTCAGTCCAGAGCCAGGAGAAGGAATGAGGTGCCAGAACATTAGGACAGCCTTGGTCTCCTATTTAGTCTTCGCAGTGCTTTATGTGGTGAAGATAACAAGGTAGCAGAAAGTGCAGAAAGCCAGTTTTAAGGTTTGTGGGTGTTTGCATTCCGCCCCAGCCCAGCTGTCAATCAGAGGACAGTTACAGCGTTGCCACAGTTACCGGGTTCACGGGGGAAACCCCGCGTAACGCCACAGATGAACGACGTCTGGAACGGAAGAAAAAATACATTATGTTTTCAAACAAAGACATACCATTTAGCAATTTGGATATAAAACATAAATATCTTATTACCATCATTGTGATCAAAGAATGTTAGAATATGTAAAAACACTAACAGATGTGACTCACACGCAGGTCAGTAATGCTGAAATAAAGTGGACAACAACCAGAAAAGAGACGGTGTTGTCATGTATAAATGTGAAAGACAACAACCAGTAAAGAGACAGTGTTGTCATGTATAAATGTGAAAGACAACAACCAGTAAAGAGACAGTGTTGTCATGTATAAATGTGAAAGACAACAACCAGTAAAGAGACAGTGTTGTCATGTATAAATGTGAAAGACAACCAGTAAAGAGACAGTGTTGTCATGTATAAATGTGAAAGACAACCAGAAAAGAGACGGTGTTGTCATGTATAAATGTGAAAGACAACAACCAGTAAAGAGACAGTGTT
Proteins encoded:
- the LOC129815219 gene encoding serine/threonine-protein kinase SBK1-like, with the translated sequence MSSSPLGSRGNMDILEELQLIAAQNLERLEVNKYYEVIRELGKGTYGKVDLVIHKIRGTKMALKFLRKKTTKLKSFLREYSISLYLSPCPFIINMFGIAFETDDYYVFAQEYALSGDLFDIIPPQVGLPETVAKRCVHQVAIALDYLHCKKLVHRDVKPENILIFDRECRKVKLSDFGMTRRAGSPVKRVSGTIPYTAPELCDTSRHEGFCVDYSTDVWAFGVLLFCMLTGNFPWEKALPSDSFYQEFTCWQRRRTGTVPSQWRRFTEQALRMFRRLLSVEQDRRCSVKEVFGYFSHSWMLDGDSNGNGGGGGERERETGGGGVRVEGDGSSTSSSSGEEDEEMLVERMKQQTLSPLSPPVSVERGTGETKAGMTESGGGHHFVSVSTTSSVASTNSYDRMPRDSNSNQPPGRILVATPIEICV